The following coding sequences lie in one Miscanthus floridulus cultivar M001 chromosome 9, ASM1932011v1, whole genome shotgun sequence genomic window:
- the LOC136482044 gene encoding arabinogalactan O-methyltransferase 1-like, protein MSTPGRRGLLAAGPSALLLAAFLLVVTTPLAPYLLPPLALSLPCLPAVTKPSGSGYGAAPGVAALAEAAVAYATSVTVPQQSPKEISLSLAVLRRRAPLRLLVFGLGHDSRLWHALNPGGVTVFLEEDPAWYRVVRAQSPFLRAHLVAYRTRLDQTDRLMAAYKRQPACLPDSNSNSRNATGLLRVRGNWACPLALHNLPPEVYKTEWDMLMIDAPKGYFAAAPGRMAAIWTAAALARARRGEGDTDVFLHDVNRRVERMFAEEFLCDRFRVGGTGRIWHFSIPPVSRRGNATATAGDRRPFC, encoded by the coding sequence ATGAGCACCCCCGGCCGCCGCGGCCTGCTCGCCGCCGGCCCCAGCGCGCTGCTGCTGGCGGCGTTCCTCCTGGTGGTGACGACGCCCCTGGCGCCGTACCTGCTGCCGCCGCTGGCGCTCTCGCTGCCGTGCCTGCCCGCGGTCACCAAGCCGTCGGGGTCCGGGTACGGCGCGGCGCCGGGCGTCGCGGCGCTGGCGGAGGCCGCCGTGGCCTACGCCACCTCGGTGACCGTGCCGCAGCAGTCGCCCAAGGAGATCTCGCTGTCGCTGGCCGTGCTCCGGCGCCGCGCGCCGCTGCGGCTGCTGGTGTTCGGCCTGGGACACGACTCCAGGCTGTGGCACGCGCTCAACCCCGGCGGCGTCACCGTGTTCCTGGAGGAGGACCCCGCGTGGTACCGCGTGGTGCGGGCGCAGTCGCCGTTCCTCCGCGCGCACCTCGTGGCCTACCGCACGCGGCTCGACCAGACGGACCGCCTCATGGCCGCGTACAAGAGGCAACCGGCCTGCCTCCCGGACAGCAATAGCAACAGTAGAAACGCCACCGGCCTGCTGCGCGTGCGCGGCAACTGGGCGTGCCCGCTGGCGCTGCACAATCTGCCGCCCGAGGTGTACAAGACGGAGTGGGACATGTTGATGATCGACGCGCCCAAGGGCTACTTCGCGGCGGCGCCCGGGAGGATGGCCGCGATATGGACCGCAGCGGCtctggcgcgcgcgcgccgcggcgAGGGGGACACCGACGTCTTCCTGCACGACGTCAACCGGAGGGTGGAGAGGATGTTCGCCGAGGAGTTCCTCTGCGACAGGTTCCGGGTCGGCGGCACCGGCCGGATCTGGCATTTCAGCATCCCGCCGGTTTCACGGCGCGGGAATGCCACGGCGACCGCCGGTGACCGGAGACCGTTTTGTTAA